In Oxyura jamaicensis isolate SHBP4307 breed ruddy duck chromosome 23, BPBGC_Ojam_1.0, whole genome shotgun sequence, a single window of DNA contains:
- the TRNP1 gene encoding TMF-regulated nuclear protein 1: protein MATPAAEPAPAPAPPAPAGEQHRERSPNSPRTAASSPAPPAPPPAPSGGSGELAAARRRLVAAEGRRRAAAELEGRVLQVHCALRHAELRLAARAETLGRLGAGVAQAQLALAAQGQRLQKGLRRRSRLRSAPLLAAARALRSCVPWAAPPQPPLRSLPPARSPPQPRLKRGARGEIKGVGGCKGVGG from the coding sequence atggCGACACCAGCAGCGGAACCAGCaccggccccagcacccccagcaccggCGGGCGAGCAGCACCGGGAGCGCAGCCCCAATTCCCCGCGCACCGCAGCATCCTCCCCGGCACCACCGGCACCACCACCGGCACCGAGCGGCGGCTCGGGGGAGCTGGCGGCGGCTCGGAGGCGCTTGGTGGCGGCCGAGGGGCGGCggagggcggcggcggagcTGGAGGGCCGGGTGCTGCAGGTGCACTGCGCCCTGCGCCACGCCGAGCTGCGCCTGGCCGCCAGGGCCGAGACCCTGGGGCGTTTGGGGGCCGGGGTCGCTCAAGCCCAGCTGGCTTTGGCAGCTCAAGGGCAGAGGTTGCAGAAGGGGCTCCGTCGCCGCTCTCGCCTCCGTTCGGCCCCGTTGCTCGCCGCCGCCCGGGCGCTCCGCAGCTGcgtgccctgggcagcccccccGCAGCCGCCGCTCCGCAGCCTGCcgcctgcccgcagccccccgcagccccgcctAAAgaggggggctcggggggagataaaaggggtggggggctgTAAAGGGGttggggggtga